TTATCATCTTTTTTGCGATTATCTTTAGTATCTTTTTCTGAATTTATTATTTTCTCTTTTTCGGGAACAGATTTTAATAAATTTAAAATAAGAAGAAACAAAGCCGAAAAAAATAAACCGCCGTATATCAGAATGGTAATTCTGTCTAATTTTTCAATGTTATTTTTGGTATATAAAATAAAAATCAACCCTATTATTATAAGGAAAAATATGACAGCTGATATTTTTCTGACGGGAAGTTTTTGCATTACATTTGTTTTTTAGGTTTAACTAAATTAAGTGATTATCAAAGTTTACAATTGCTTATTTCAGGTTTATAATAAATTCAACAATTTTTTGCGAAGATAATATATTTTCCGTTTCTGTTGTTTTAATAGCTGCATCGGGCATTGTTCTCACAATGGATTCTTCAGGATCTTGAACAATTGTAATTCCGCTGTTATCTTTAATTTTTTTCAAACCAAAAGCTCCGTCTTTATTTGCACCCGACAATATTATTCCGACAATTTTTCCGTTTAAAGAATATGCGGCCGAACTAAATGTAATATCTATTGAGGGTCTTGAATGATTAACCGGTTCTTCCGTAGAGAGAGCAAAAGTCTTATCAGGTTCAATATACATATGATAATTTGCAGGAACTATATAAACTTTAGATTGTTCAATCTTTTCCTTATCTTTCGGTTCAGAAACGGGTAATATTGATTTTGAACTTAAAGCTTCCGTAAAGCCGGTTTTTATATGTTTTAAACGATGCAAAACCAGTATAATTGAATACGGAAAATCTTTAGGCAGAGCACCCAAAATTTCTGTTACTATTCTGAAACTGCCGGCAGAACCTCCTATTAATATGTATTTATCTCTATGCACAATAAGTCATTTATTTTTTCTTATATATACTTAAGACTTTATTTATTTTTTTATATTTTCTTTTTTCAGGGTCTCCTGTAGTTTCATTTGCTCCGATTATTAGATATCCTCCTTTTTTCAGACTTCTTGTAATAGTTTTGACAGCTTTTTCATGTAATTCTTTATTAAAATAGATAAAAGAATTTCTGCATATTATTATATCAAAATCAGAAATATATTTGTTGTTAAAGAAATCGCAAATCTCGAAATTTAATTGTCCTTTAAAATCATTTTTTACTTTGTATGACTTGTTGCTGTTATGAAAAATATCTTCTGAATTATTTGCTGAATTAAGTAATTCAATGTTTTTAACAGAAACTTTAATGTCAGGATAATCAAATTCTCCGGATTTAATTCGTTTTAAATGAACATCCGTAACCGCTGAAACCATTATTGAAATGTTTAAGTTAACGGGATTTTCGTTTAGAATATAAAGCAAAGAGTAAAGTTCTTTACCTCCGGTACAATAAGGTAAATGTATTTTAATATTTTTTTTCCCGAAAAATTTTGGAAGCAATTTATTTTCCAAAAAATTCCACATTTCTGCATCTCTGAAGAATTCAGAATCAGGCACAAAAATTGTTTCTAAAAATTGACCTGCAAACCCCGGTGATTTATTTATTTTATATATGAAATCAATAGCAGATATTACTTTGTTAGAATTCATAAAAAGTTCGGTTCGTCTTTTTATAAAACTGAAAGCATATTGAGAATAATTTATGCTCGTAATGCAATGCACTTCTTTGAGCATGTTTTTTAGTTCAGGTTTTGTTAAATTGATTTCAGACATTTTTAGTTAATCAATGCTAAAAAGAATATTTTTACACTTTTTTATGAAAGTTTACTATATTTGTTTGTAAAATTATAAAATCAAAATTAAATATAAAATGAATTTTTATGTAATCTTAATAATTGTTGTTTAATTTTTGTTAAAATTACATAAAAGTATTGGTAAAACATAAATGAAATGAAAATGATGAATTATCCTAAAAAAGTAGAACTTGGTGAAATAACCGTAAGGGACGGTTTTCAACATGAAGAAAAACTCATTCCTACAGAAGCGAAGTTATGGTTGTCGGAACAATTGATACTCGCAGGTTATAAAAAAATTGAAGTTACAAATTTCGGTAATCCAAAGGGAATGCCTCAATTTAAAGATGCTGATGAATTAATGAAAGCTATTCGAAACAGTAAAAAACTTCAAGATAAATTAGATGATGTTGAAATAACTGCGGTTACCATCAGAGAACGCGGCATTGAACGTGCTATTGAAGCTAAAAAAGAAGGATGGGGGCCCGACAGAATTTTATTGATGGTTTCAACCGGAGAATCTCATCATAAAATTAATTCCGGCTTATCGCTTGCTGATTATTGGAAGATGAGCGAAAAATATATTAAAAAGGCACATGATGTCGGTATTAAAGTTAACGGAACCGTCAGTACCATTTGGGGTTGTCCGATAGAAGGACCTACACGTTTAGAAGATGCTGTTGCATTTACAAAAAGATGGTTAGACATAGGCGCTGATGATATTGAACATGCCGATCATGACGGCTCTGCATCTCCCGACAGAGTTTATAAATATTTTTCAATGTTATTGGATGCAATTCCTGATACATCTTTACATCTTGCTCATTTTCACACAACCAGAGGTTGGGGATTGGCAAATGTTCTTGCTGCCTTGCAAGCAGGTATTACTCGTTATGAATCTACAATAGGCGGAATAGGCGGACAACCTGCAAATTTTGTTGACG
The nucleotide sequence above comes from Bacteroidales bacterium. Encoded proteins:
- a CDS encoding chemotaxis protein CheB, whose product is MHRDKYILIGGSAGSFRIVTEILGALPKDFPYSIILVLHRLKHIKTGFTEALSSKSILPVSEPKDKEKIEQSKVYIVPANYHMYIEPDKTFALSTEEPVNHSRPSIDITFSSAAYSLNGKIVGIILSGANKDGAFGLKKIKDNSGITIVQDPEESIVRTMPDAAIKTTETENILSSQKIVEFIINLK
- a CDS encoding methyltransferase domain-containing protein, whose protein sequence is MSEINLTKPELKNMLKEVHCITSINYSQYAFSFIKRRTELFMNSNKVISAIDFIYKINKSPGFAGQFLETIFVPDSEFFRDAEMWNFLENKLLPKFFGKKNIKIHLPYCTGGKELYSLLYILNENPVNLNISIMVSAVTDVHLKRIKSGEFDYPDIKVSVKNIELLNSANNSEDIFHNSNKSYKVKNDFKGQLNFEICDFFNNKYISDFDIIICRNSFIYFNKELHEKAVKTITRSLKKGGYLIIGANETTGDPEKRKYKKINKVLSIYKKK